In a single window of the Acetivibrio clariflavus DSM 19732 genome:
- a CDS encoding phosphopentomutase — protein sequence MKRAIIVVLDSVGMGELPDADKYGDKGSNTLGNIAACVRDFSLPNLQELGLGNIDNMKGIRKVDNPKGCFGRMAERSAGKDTTTGHWEISGIVVERPFPVYPNGFPKEVIEAFEKAINRKTIGNIAASGTEIIKMLGDQHVKTGYPIVYTSADSVFQIAAHEEVIGIEELYDMCSKARKILKGEHAVGRVIARPFVGSNGEYKRTERRKDFSLEPLAKTVLDYAKEKGMDVRAVGKIEDIFAGRGITHAVHTKDNNDGVDKTLEYLKDDFNGIIFTNLVEFDMVYGHRNDVEGYAKALMEFDRRLPEIINALRDDDILFITADHGCDPTTESTDHSREHVPLLVYGKRIKQNINLGTRSSFCDVGATVAHYLDITGELQGKSFLNEIK from the coding sequence ATGAAAAGAGCAATAATAGTTGTTTTGGACAGTGTAGGAATGGGAGAACTACCCGATGCAGATAAGTACGGAGATAAAGGGAGCAATACTTTGGGAAATATTGCAGCTTGTGTCAGGGATTTTTCCCTTCCCAATCTTCAAGAGTTGGGATTAGGCAATATTGACAATATGAAAGGCATTAGGAAAGTTGACAATCCAAAAGGATGTTTTGGAAGAATGGCTGAAAGGTCCGCCGGAAAGGATACCACAACAGGACATTGGGAAATTTCGGGGATTGTTGTTGAAAGACCTTTTCCTGTTTATCCTAACGGATTTCCGAAAGAGGTAATAGAAGCCTTTGAAAAGGCTATAAATAGAAAGACTATCGGTAATATAGCTGCATCTGGGACAGAGATTATAAAGATGTTAGGTGATCAACATGTAAAGACAGGATATCCTATAGTTTATACCTCTGCCGACAGTGTTTTTCAAATTGCTGCCCATGAAGAGGTGATTGGCATTGAGGAACTTTATGACATGTGTTCTAAGGCAAGGAAGATTTTAAAAGGAGAACATGCTGTAGGAAGGGTAATTGCAAGACCATTTGTCGGCAGCAATGGAGAATATAAAAGAACAGAGAGAAGAAAGGACTTTTCGTTGGAACCTTTGGCAAAGACTGTTCTTGATTATGCAAAGGAAAAAGGAATGGATGTTAGGGCGGTAGGAAAGATTGAGGACATTTTTGCCGGACGGGGAATAACCCATGCAGTACACACTAAAGATAATAACGATGGTGTGGACAAAACTTTGGAATATCTTAAGGACGATTTTAATGGGATTATATTTACAAATCTGGTGGAATTTGATATGGTTTACGGACACAGAAATGATGTAGAAGGCTATGCAAAGGCTCTAATGGAATTTGACAGAAGACTACCTGAGATAATAAATGCTTTGAGGGATGACGATATTTTGTTCATAACTGCAGATCACGGCTGTGATCCTACAACGGAAAGTACCGATCATTCTCGGGAACACGTACCCCTTTTGGTTTATGGCAAAAGGATAAAGCAAAATATCAATCTTGGTACCAGAAGTTCATTTTGCGATGTTGGAGCTACGGTAGCGCATTATCTTGATATTACCGGTGAATTGCAGGGAAAAAGCTTTTTAAACGAAATAAAGTAA
- a CDS encoding pyrimidine-nucleoside phosphorylase: MRMYDVIEKKRDGKELSYDEISYFINNYCNDLIPDYQVAALLMAIFLNGMSERETADLTEIMANSGDVIDLSAIDGIKVDKHSTGGVGDKTTLVVGPIVAACGVPVAKMSGRGLGHTGGTIDKLESIPGLKTALSKEEFIENVNRIGISVAGQTGNLAPADKKIYALRDVTATVNSIPLIASSIMSKKIACGADRIVLDVKTGSGAFMKTLEKSEELARCMVKIGNNLGKKTVAIVTDMDIPLGNAIGNSLEVIEAIDTLKGNGPKDLEEVSLCLAAKMLELAGIGDESYCKQRAREVLENGQALEKFAQMIERQGGIPDVIEDYDLFKKPRHMYEFTSEQDCCIEKIRTDMLGISSMILGAGRETKESAIDYSAGIKLYKKTGMSVKKGELIATLYSDDTEKINQALETLKKSLVLGDSVEPQRPLILSYVE, from the coding sequence ATGAGAATGTATGACGTTATTGAAAAAAAGCGTGATGGAAAAGAATTGAGCTATGATGAAATCAGTTACTTTATAAACAACTACTGCAATGATTTAATACCAGATTATCAGGTTGCTGCTTTGCTTATGGCTATATTTTTGAACGGAATGAGTGAAAGGGAAACAGCAGATTTAACTGAAATTATGGCTAATTCCGGTGATGTAATAGACCTTTCAGCTATTGACGGTATAAAGGTGGATAAGCATAGCACCGGAGGGGTTGGAGATAAGACTACTCTTGTCGTAGGACCGATTGTAGCTGCCTGTGGAGTCCCGGTGGCAAAAATGTCCGGAAGGGGCTTGGGGCACACTGGTGGGACAATAGACAAGCTTGAGTCAATCCCTGGGTTAAAAACTGCCCTTTCAAAGGAAGAATTTATAGAAAATGTAAATAGAATTGGTATTTCTGTGGCAGGACAGACCGGAAACCTTGCCCCGGCTGACAAGAAGATATATGCCCTTAGAGATGTTACAGCTACAGTTAACAGTATTCCTTTGATTGCAAGCAGTATAATGAGCAAAAAGATTGCTTGTGGGGCCGATAGAATAGTCCTTGATGTAAAGACCGGCAGCGGAGCTTTTATGAAAACCTTGGAAAAGTCAGAAGAACTGGCTCGTTGTATGGTAAAGATAGGTAATAATCTTGGCAAAAAAACCGTTGCCATTGTTACAGATATGGATATTCCGCTGGGAAATGCCATCGGCAATTCTCTTGAGGTTATTGAAGCTATAGATACATTAAAGGGGAACGGACCTAAAGACCTTGAGGAAGTGTCTCTGTGTTTGGCAGCCAAAATGCTGGAACTTGCAGGAATAGGGGATGAAAGTTACTGTAAGCAAAGAGCAAGAGAGGTGCTGGAAAATGGACAGGCACTCGAAAAATTTGCCCAAATGATAGAAAGACAGGGCGGAATACCTGATGTCATAGAAGATTATGATCTTTTCAAAAAGCCGAGACATATGTATGAGTTTACTTCGGAACAAGATTGCTGTATAGAAAAGATCAGAACTGATATGTTGGGCATTTCATCGATGATTTTAGGTGCCGGCAGGGAAACAAAAGAAAGTGCAATAGATTATTCGGCCGGTATAAAGCTTTATAAGAAAACAGGAATGTCTGTAAAAAAAGGAGAATTAATAGCAACTTTATATTCCGATGATACCGAAAAAATAAATCAAGCTCTTGAAACTTTGAAAAAGAGCCTGGTACTTGGCGATTCGGTTGAACCTCAAAGGCCTTTGATCCTCTCATATGTTGAATAG
- a CDS encoding D-alanyl-D-alanine carboxypeptidase family protein yields the protein MRGKGLLGYLIIICLVVNIYSGIAFAIEEKPVYNPATVEKIMASASVSELKAKSYILMDASTGQVLLENNSNERLPIASVTKIMSMLLVMEAIDSGKISLQDTVTASEYASGMGGSQAYIEPGEQYSVHDALKAVALHSSNDVTVSLAELVAGSEEAFVVLMNEKAAELGMKNTQFRDCTGLTDVDHYSSAYDIALMSRELITKHPKILEYTSIYMDSFRNGEFQLVNTNKLVRFYSNCDGLKTGFTRAAGFCLAATASRNNMRLISVVLGEPDSNTRFAETRKLLDYGFANYESVEINKKGDLISDISVKKGKVSKAGAVIGNDVKVLLPRGQKTKIVRQVSLNEEITAPVKAEQKVGEIIYKIDDNEICRVDIVADRDVEKINIGHIFVRMLRSWFTLGKA from the coding sequence TTGAGAGGTAAGGGGTTGTTGGGATATTTAATAATTATATGCCTTGTAGTTAATATATATTCCGGCATTGCTTTTGCAATTGAAGAAAAGCCGGTTTATAATCCGGCTACTGTTGAAAAAATAATGGCCAGTGCCAGTGTTTCAGAACTTAAGGCAAAATCTTATATTTTAATGGATGCCTCTACAGGGCAGGTCTTGCTTGAGAACAACAGTAATGAAAGACTTCCCATTGCCAGTGTAACCAAAATTATGTCGATGCTTTTGGTTATGGAAGCCATTGATTCGGGAAAGATAAGTTTACAAGATACAGTTACAGCTTCCGAGTATGCTTCGGGAATGGGAGGGTCGCAGGCATATATTGAACCTGGTGAGCAGTATTCGGTACATGATGCGTTAAAAGCTGTTGCACTGCATTCGTCCAATGATGTTACGGTATCTTTGGCAGAGCTTGTAGCCGGAAGTGAAGAGGCTTTTGTAGTGCTGATGAATGAAAAGGCTGCAGAACTCGGCATGAAAAACACCCAGTTTCGGGACTGTACCGGGCTGACGGATGTGGATCACTACAGCAGTGCCTATGATATAGCTTTGATGTCAAGGGAACTCATAACAAAACATCCTAAAATATTGGAATATACATCCATTTATATGGACTCCTTTAGAAACGGTGAGTTTCAGTTGGTAAATACCAATAAGCTTGTAAGGTTTTATAGCAATTGCGACGGGTTAAAGACAGGGTTTACAAGAGCTGCAGGATTTTGTCTGGCGGCTACAGCATCTCGTAATAATATGAGATTGATCTCGGTAGTATTGGGTGAACCGGATTCAAACACAAGGTTTGCAGAAACCAGAAAACTTCTCGATTATGGATTTGCCAATTATGAATCGGTTGAGATTAATAAAAAAGGCGATCTGATATCAGATATCAGTGTTAAAAAGGGAAAAGTTTCAAAAGCAGGTGCAGTTATAGGAAACGATGTAAAGGTTCTGCTTCCAAGAGGACAGAAGACAAAGATAGTTCGTCAGGTGAGTTTGAATGAAGAGATAACAGCTCCCGTGAAAGCTGAGCAAAAAGTGGGAGAAATCATATATAAAATTGATGATAATGAGATTTGCCGGGTTGATATTGTGGCTGACAGGGATGTGGAAAAAATTAATATCGGTCATATCTTTGTAAGAATGCTTAGAAGTTGGTTTACTTTGGGTAAAGCATAA
- a CDS encoding glycerophosphoryl diester phosphodiesterase membrane domain-containing protein, giving the protein MSQVGNHLKPMNIGDVLDYSVEAFKQNFKGIVLLSLILYIPWTVLYSIIVNVLVDNNLADVFNIYRDLFNGVFSPEMADRYLTDAPLINSTMASLLSMLQMVYSITFKLVLNAAVIKMIYGYAISGEVKVNSLTDVKTLIKESFKFMPKMMGNAVIFVLILATAYIVSISVAVLFVIAPVMMVSTLYLPPVLLAVTIVFLIIFVVLGVLFAMGFFAVKLIFGAHIIVIEDKSVSESIRRSFNLTKGKFWHIAFSGIFALMLYYLFNSLLIGATMIVAVVNNTLYIIVNAFSQMCSAIAEPFILVFITILFINMKIQKEGLDLEIKMRKLIENEKARYGESVNG; this is encoded by the coding sequence ATGAGCCAGGTTGGAAACCATCTAAAACCTATGAATATTGGAGATGTTCTTGATTATTCTGTGGAAGCCTTTAAACAGAATTTCAAAGGTATTGTCCTGTTATCTCTTATTCTTTATATTCCTTGGACTGTATTATATTCAATAATAGTAAACGTTTTGGTGGATAATAATCTAGCTGACGTTTTCAACATATACAGAGATTTATTTAACGGAGTGTTTTCTCCTGAAATGGCTGACAGATATTTAACCGATGCACCGCTCATAAACAGTACCATGGCATCATTATTGAGCATGCTTCAAATGGTGTATTCAATAACTTTCAAACTTGTATTGAATGCAGCGGTAATAAAAATGATATATGGTTATGCAATAAGCGGTGAAGTTAAAGTCAATTCATTGACCGATGTTAAGACTCTTATAAAAGAGAGTTTTAAGTTTATGCCCAAAATGATGGGAAATGCCGTTATATTTGTACTGATTCTGGCAACAGCATATATAGTTTCCATTAGTGTTGCCGTATTATTTGTTATAGCACCGGTTATGATGGTTTCAACTTTGTATTTGCCGCCGGTTTTACTTGCTGTAACCATTGTTTTTCTGATAATTTTCGTTGTGCTGGGAGTATTGTTTGCCATGGGTTTTTTTGCTGTAAAACTGATATTTGGAGCCCATATAATTGTTATAGAGGATAAATCGGTATCGGAAAGTATTCGAAGAAGTTTTAACCTTACTAAAGGTAAGTTTTGGCATATAGCCTTTTCGGGTATATTTGCATTAATGCTGTATTATCTGTTTAATTCCTTGCTTATTGGTGCTACAATGATTGTAGCAGTAGTAAACAATACTTTATATATTATTGTCAATGCTTTTTCACAGATGTGTTCTGCAATAGCAGAGCCTTTTATACTGGTATTTATAACTATTCTGTTTATAAACATGAAGATTCAAAAAGAAGGACTGGACCTGGAAATAAAAATGAGAAAGCTGATTGAAAATGAAAAAGCGAGATATGGAGAATCGGTTAATGGGTAG
- a CDS encoding DUF4350 domain-containing protein encodes MKRYRKIIIYAAVILIIAAAGLIVYDFKDEIQQSIEYSCYNAEGDGTRALYLLSKEMGYDVRIYTRPSRFLPDNATVVAIEPVSEILENSLEKKYLKAWLERGNALVLISYDIEEYIEELGATGPTYFGKYDQGYKYSVGKGSIIYFADSEKYTNSGVKNLDYGVQFIEALEEASNKKVLFNEYFHGIGKNGIKLWDIIGFAGRLVIIQLAMCLLIYIFNVSRRFGKPVVVFETIKREENENLFALSNIYFKAKASNMVLEVYLENVKQELAKFLGFGRDDWSDTDIVRAAKENNILKNLNVEEVFSECENYIRSGKNNSKVLIGIYKSLESIRKGIK; translated from the coding sequence ATGAAACGGTATAGGAAAATTATTATATATGCTGCTGTAATATTGATAATAGCTGCTGCCGGTTTAATTGTTTATGACTTTAAGGATGAAATACAGCAAAGTATTGAATACTCCTGCTACAATGCGGAGGGTGATGGGACAAGAGCTTTATATCTTTTGTCAAAGGAAATGGGATATGATGTAAGAATATATACGAGACCGTCAAGGTTTTTACCTGATAACGCTACAGTGGTTGCCATCGAACCTGTATCGGAAATATTGGAAAACAGTTTGGAAAAGAAATATCTTAAAGCCTGGCTTGAAAGAGGAAATGCCCTTGTGTTGATTTCCTATGACATTGAGGAATATATTGAGGAACTTGGTGCAACAGGACCGACTTATTTCGGAAAATATGACCAGGGGTATAAATACAGTGTCGGTAAAGGAAGTATTATTTATTTTGCCGATAGCGAGAAATATACTAATTCGGGAGTAAAAAACCTGGATTATGGAGTGCAGTTTATAGAAGCTCTTGAAGAAGCTTCCAACAAAAAAGTTTTGTTTAATGAATATTTTCATGGCATAGGAAAGAATGGTATAAAACTTTGGGATATAATAGGTTTTGCCGGAAGGCTTGTGATTATCCAATTGGCTATGTGTTTATTGATATATATATTTAATGTATCACGAAGGTTCGGAAAGCCTGTGGTTGTGTTTGAGACCATCAAGAGAGAGGAAAATGAGAATCTCTTTGCCCTTTCAAATATTTATTTTAAGGCAAAGGCAAGCAATATGGTTTTGGAAGTTTACTTGGAAAACGTAAAGCAGGAGCTTGCTAAATTTTTAGGATTTGGAAGGGATGACTGGAGTGATACCGATATTGTCAGAGCAGCAAAAGAAAACAATATATTAAAGAATTTAAATGTGGAAGAAGTCTTTTCAGAGTGTGAGAATTATATAAGGAGTGGAAAAAACAATAGCAAGGTATTGATAGGCATATATAAGAGTCTTGAATCAATCAGAAAGGGGATTAAGTAA
- a CDS encoding AAA family ATPase: MVEINSYKENDVAGCEFTKEKAKAIIEEISKIVVGQYQFIEHMVVALLSGGHVLIEGVPGLAKTLASKVMSRAIDADFKRVQFTPDLMPADIIGTKVFDPKKTEFFLKKGPLFTDIFLADEINRTPPKTQAALLEAMEERAISIDGETHKLSDMFMVLATQNPVEYEGTYPLPEAQLDRFLMKLLVDYMPHKFENMLLQKYNSGFNSKEIENQNINVVCTFEDIKRCREEIQGVQVNEGIINYITSIVRATRNSPTLALGASPRASIALLLTAKTYAAMDGRNYVIPEDVKELALPVLRHRIIIKPEAGIDGLSNDDAIKNILAKVEVPR; this comes from the coding sequence ATGGTGGAAATAAATTCGTATAAAGAAAATGATGTTGCCGGATGTGAGTTTACCAAAGAAAAGGCAAAAGCCATTATAGAAGAAATATCCAAAATTGTGGTGGGTCAGTATCAATTTATTGAACATATGGTAGTTGCTCTTTTGTCGGGAGGTCATGTATTGATAGAAGGAGTTCCCGGACTGGCTAAAACTTTAGCTTCAAAGGTAATGTCAAGGGCAATTGACGCCGATTTCAAAAGAGTCCAGTTTACTCCGGATTTGATGCCGGCTGATATAATAGGTACAAAAGTTTTTGATCCGAAAAAGACTGAGTTTTTCTTGAAGAAGGGGCCTCTTTTTACCGATATATTTTTAGCCGATGAGATTAACAGGACACCTCCCAAAACCCAGGCAGCACTTTTGGAAGCTATGGAGGAAAGAGCTATATCTATTGACGGTGAGACGCATAAATTGAGCGATATGTTTATGGTATTGGCTACGCAAAATCCTGTTGAATATGAGGGAACCTATCCATTGCCGGAAGCACAGCTGGACAGGTTTTTGATGAAGCTGCTGGTAGACTATATGCCTCACAAATTTGAAAATATGCTCCTGCAGAAATATAACTCCGGTTTTAACAGTAAGGAGATAGAAAATCAAAATATCAATGTGGTATGCACTTTTGAAGATATAAAAAGGTGCCGGGAAGAAATTCAGGGAGTACAGGTTAATGAGGGTATAATCAATTATATAACATCCATAGTAAGAGCTACAAGAAATTCTCCCACTCTTGCGCTGGGAGCCAGCCCGAGGGCATCTATTGCGCTGCTTCTTACTGCAAAAACCTATGCAGCTATGGATGGAAGAAACTATGTTATACCGGAGGATGTTAAAGAACTGGCGCTGCCTGTATTGCGCCATCGTATAATAATTAAGCCGGAAGCGGGAATTGACGGCTTAAGCAATGATGATGCAATAAAAAATATCCTTGCAAAAGTTGAGGTTCCCAGGTAA
- a CDS encoding DUF58 domain-containing protein, whose translation MLFSKRFLALLASGIVPVIIASFIGLELYAFLIYNIIIFSLFIVDFRITPDTNLLCVERVCQEKLSMGTENEIGINIRNNSGYALDIEAIDEVPEYMKTRNSIVTIRVAPHYEAVGNYYVVPEKRGEFKFGKIHVRYKGVMGLCMKKGFFDVENTYKVYPNLKDLSKYGLAAIKKSQLIQGIKKNKSFGIGTEFESLREYIEGDDYRNINWMATARANKFIVNTYEHERNQQIMIMLDSSRVMNSEINHIKKLDYSINAAFLLADVALKKGDNAGVMVFDNTVKRFIKPGKGMGQFQLIAENLYNVQENFVTADYVAALTYLNRNQKRRCLLCIFTELFNADEAFQLASALKGLARQHIPLIITIKDMRLYDYAEGNVEDTKGIYTQVAAMKLISEREKIKKIFNDSSIAVVDVPPDKLSIEVVNKYLSMKSMMQI comes from the coding sequence ATGCTGTTCAGTAAACGTTTTTTAGCACTTCTTGCATCAGGAATAGTGCCGGTTATTATAGCGTCATTTATAGGTCTTGAATTATATGCTTTTTTGATCTATAACATAATAATATTTTCGCTTTTTATAGTTGATTTCAGAATTACTCCCGACACAAATCTTTTGTGTGTCGAAAGAGTGTGTCAGGAAAAACTTTCCATGGGGACAGAGAATGAAATTGGTATAAACATCAGAAATAACAGTGGATATGCCCTTGATATTGAAGCCATTGATGAAGTCCCTGAGTATATGAAAACAAGAAACAGCATTGTAACAATCCGTGTAGCACCGCACTATGAGGCTGTTGGAAATTACTATGTAGTACCGGAAAAAAGAGGCGAGTTTAAATTCGGCAAAATCCATGTAAGGTATAAAGGTGTAATGGGGCTGTGTATGAAGAAGGGGTTCTTTGACGTTGAGAACACCTATAAGGTATACCCGAACTTAAAGGATTTAAGCAAGTATGGACTGGCAGCCATTAAGAAAAGCCAGCTTATTCAGGGGATAAAGAAGAATAAAAGCTTTGGAATAGGAACTGAGTTTGAAAGTCTCAGGGAATATATCGAAGGAGACGATTATAGAAATATAAACTGGATGGCTACAGCAAGGGCCAACAAATTTATTGTGAATACCTATGAACATGAAAGAAACCAGCAGATTATGATAATGCTTGATTCCAGCAGAGTTATGAATTCTGAGATAAACCATATAAAAAAGCTGGATTATTCCATTAATGCAGCATTCCTTTTAGCTGATGTGGCTTTAAAAAAAGGTGATAATGCTGGTGTCATGGTATTTGACAATACGGTAAAAAGGTTTATAAAACCCGGTAAAGGAATGGGACAGTTTCAGTTGATTGCTGAAAACCTCTATAATGTTCAGGAGAATTTTGTTACTGCTGACTATGTGGCAGCTCTGACTTACTTAAACCGGAATCAAAAGCGCAGATGCCTGTTATGTATTTTTACCGAGTTATTTAACGCCGATGAGGCTTTTCAACTGGCATCGGCTTTAAAAGGTCTTGCAAGACAGCATATACCGCTTATTATAACCATAAAGGATATGCGGCTTTATGATTATGCTGAAGGTAATGTAGAAGACACAAAAGGTATATATACTCAAGTAGCGGCCATGAAATTAATCAGTGAAAGGGAAAAAATCAAGAAGATATTTAACGATTCTTCCATTGCTGTTGTGGATGTTCCACCAGATAAACTTTCTATCGAAGTTGTAAACAAGTATTTGAGCATGAAGTCAATGATGCAGATTTAG
- a CDS encoding stage II sporulation protein M gives MSYARTNFGNTNTTNYLNRLVASAHSYIYTSKSFSLKKALVFLISGFPKLVKKNWKPILLSSLIFLLATAISFIFTLISTDNAGAFIPQEMVESVLERNSSEYVADRNGAVLSPFIFTNNIRVGILAFALGITLTIGTVYVVYINGYPLGALAALYLHKGGSLLFWSLILPHGILELFAIFVCGGAGIIIGYSIINPGKYSRKDSFIIRGKEAIKLVLGTIPIFIVAGIIEGFFTPSSLFSEAAKVIFAAITLLLLVVYLSLPNIPKFNGMD, from the coding sequence TTGTCCTATGCCAGAACCAACTTTGGAAATACAAATACAACAAACTATCTTAACAGGCTTGTTGCTTCAGCACACAGTTATATATATACCAGTAAGAGCTTTAGTCTAAAAAAAGCATTAGTTTTTCTTATTTCCGGTTTTCCAAAGCTGGTAAAGAAGAATTGGAAACCTATATTACTATCCTCCCTGATCTTTCTTCTGGCAACTGCTATCAGTTTTATCTTTACTCTTATTTCAACCGATAACGCCGGTGCTTTTATCCCCCAGGAAATGGTTGAAAGCGTCCTTGAAAGAAATTCAAGTGAATATGTTGCCGACCGTAATGGAGCAGTTTTGTCCCCCTTTATTTTTACCAATAACATAAGAGTCGGCATATTAGCCTTTGCCTTAGGAATAACCCTTACCATCGGTACGGTTTATGTTGTATATATTAATGGTTATCCGCTTGGTGCTTTGGCTGCTTTATATCTTCATAAAGGCGGAAGTCTTCTATTCTGGTCCCTTATCCTTCCTCATGGTATATTAGAGCTTTTCGCTATATTTGTATGCGGCGGTGCAGGAATAATTATAGGTTATTCCATCATAAATCCGGGTAAATATTCCCGCAAAGATTCTTTTATAATAAGAGGTAAGGAAGCAATAAAACTGGTTTTAGGCACTATACCTATATTTATTGTTGCCGGCATAATAGAAGGTTTTTTTACCCCTTCTTCTCTCTTTTCCGAAGCAGCAAAAGTTATCTTTGCAGCAATAACCTTGTTACTGCTGGTTGTCTATCTATCATTACCAAATATTCCCAAATTTAATGGCATGGACTAA
- a CDS encoding RDD family protein, translated as MKKVLNILTPENVFIEYELAGIGSRFAAFIVDLLIQLFVFTVALLGLYFAGFDYEALIRELGFQVLAFAITILILFHLLYFPFFEMVMKGQSPGKKLFSIRVIRQTGEPVGIFDSILRNFLRVVYIFPFLYLLDAFLVMLTKNYKRVGDFAANTVVVKVRKNDQIVKVEDLLKQTENGDDYIESSNIYPVTHFEYEVLKEFLARKNSVGERRYVFAYNFNKYFSRKFNVQDKYSNPYEFFEEIIRRNSGLY; from the coding sequence ATGAAAAAAGTACTGAATATCCTTACTCCGGAAAACGTATTTATTGAATATGAATTGGCAGGAATAGGGTCTAGATTTGCAGCTTTTATTGTTGATTTGCTTATACAGCTGTTTGTTTTTACGGTAGCATTATTGGGGTTGTATTTTGCCGGATTTGATTATGAAGCTTTGATACGTGAATTGGGATTTCAGGTTTTGGCTTTTGCAATAACAATCCTGATTCTTTTTCATTTATTGTATTTTCCTTTTTTTGAAATGGTTATGAAGGGACAGTCTCCGGGCAAAAAGCTTTTTTCCATCAGGGTAATAAGACAGACAGGAGAACCGGTAGGTATATTTGACAGTATATTGAGGAATTTTCTTAGAGTTGTGTATATATTTCCTTTTCTATATCTTCTGGATGCTTTTTTGGTCATGCTGACAAAGAATTATAAAAGGGTAGGAGATTTTGCAGCAAATACTGTAGTGGTTAAAGTGAGAAAAAACGATCAGATTGTTAAAGTTGAGGATTTGTTGAAACAAACTGAAAACGGTGACGATTATATTGAAAGTTCCAATATATATCCGGTAACTCATTTTGAGTATGAAGTTTTAAAGGAATTTTTAGCCAGAAAGAATAGTGTAGGGGAAAGACGTTATGTTTTCGCATATAATTTCAATAAATACTTTTCAAGAAAGTTTAATGTACAGGACAAATATAGTAATCCCTATGAGTTTTTTGAAGAGATTATCCGAAGGAATTCGGGTCTTTATTGA
- a CDS encoding IS30 family transposase produces the protein MVIKTNNNTTKRKFKHLNVYERGQIEAFIKEGKSQRYIAKMLGRSPSTISREIKRGTTIQMRHDLTTYRKYFAESGQIAYEKNRLNCGAKCKLARVEDFIKFAEEKILYEKWSPDAVVGSCIVNSKWMHSTIVCTKTLYNYIDQGLLKVRNIDLNLKLRIKPKVRRDRQNKRILGKSIDQRPEDVQLRQTFGHWEIDTIIGRKSSDTVILTLTERKTRYELLFLLEARDSNAVNKALLELKNFYGEQFCNIFRTITADNGSEFSRLTEILQPLGIEVYYAHPYSSWERGTNERHNGLIRRFIPKGKAIRDFTATTIKRIQDWLNNLPRKILDYKTPEECFNEELFKIVNDDTSKTA, from the coding sequence ATGGTTATCAAAACTAATAATAACACAACTAAACGTAAATTTAAACACCTAAATGTTTATGAACGTGGACAAATTGAAGCTTTCATTAAGGAAGGGAAATCACAACGCTATATTGCTAAAATGCTAGGTCGTTCACCAAGTACGATCAGTCGTGAGATTAAAAGAGGTACAACGATTCAAATGAGGCATGATTTAACGACGTATAGAAAGTATTTTGCTGAAAGTGGGCAGATAGCTTATGAAAAAAATCGTTTGAATTGCGGTGCAAAGTGTAAATTAGCTAGAGTTGAAGATTTCATAAAATTTGCAGAAGAAAAAATACTATATGAAAAATGGTCACCAGATGCCGTAGTTGGCTCATGTATAGTGAATTCTAAGTGGATGCATTCTACTATTGTATGTACTAAAACCTTATATAATTATATAGACCAAGGGCTGCTGAAAGTACGAAATATTGATTTAAACCTTAAACTTCGAATAAAACCAAAAGTAAGAAGAGACCGTCAGAATAAACGTATTCTGGGAAAAAGCATCGATCAAAGGCCAGAAGATGTGCAACTACGGCAGACTTTTGGACATTGGGAAATTGATACAATCATAGGGAGAAAATCTAGCGATACAGTTATTTTAACATTAACAGAACGAAAGACACGCTATGAACTGCTGTTTCTTTTAGAAGCAAGAGATAGTAATGCTGTTAACAAGGCACTTTTGGAACTAAAGAATTTCTATGGAGAACAGTTTTGTAACATATTTCGTACTATTACAGCAGACAATGGTTCAGAATTTAGTAGATTGACAGAAATATTACAACCATTAGGGATAGAAGTATACTATGCACATCCTTATTCCTCATGGGAAAGAGGTACTAATGAACGTCATAATGGTCTTATACGGCGTTTTATACCTAAAGGGAAAGCAATAAGAGATTTTACAGCGACAACAATAAAACGTATACAAGACTGGTTAAATAATCTTCCACGCAAGATATTAGATTATAAAACGCCTGAAGAATGCTTTAATGAAGAGCTGTTTAAAATAGTTAATGATGATACATCAAAAACAGCTTAA